CACGACCTTGCTGAGTACGAATTTTTACTTCAGTAGTCATATTACGCACCCGCCTTCTCAGTTAATAACGTTTTAACTCGTGCAATATTACGACGCACTTGTTTTAACATATGAGTTTGTGTTAACTGACCCCCAGCTAATTGCATACGTAAGTTAAATTGCTCACGTAATAAATTAAGAAGTTCAGTATTTAACTCTTCAACGCTTTTTTCGCGTAGCTCTTTTGCTTTCATTTACATCACCGTCTTAATCACAAAGGTGGTTTTAATTGGCAGTTTTGCAGCTGCCAACGCAAATGCTTCACGAGCAACTTCTTCCGGTACACCGTCCATTTCATAAAGGACTTTACCTGGTTGAATCTGAGCAACCCAGTATTCAACGTTACCCTTACCTTTACCCATACGCACTTCAAGTGGTTTTTCAGTAATTGGTTTATCAGGGAAAACTCGAATCCAGATTTTACCTTGACGCTTAACTGCACGAGTCATTGCACGACGTGCCGCTTCGATCTGGCGCGCAGTCAAACGACCACGACCCACAGCCTTAAGACCGAATGTACCGAAACTAACGTCAGTACTTACAGCAAGACCACGATTGCGGCCCTTGTGCACTTTACGGAATTTTGTACGCTTTGGTTGTAACATCAGCGACGCTCCTTATTGTTTTCGGCCTTTGCGCTGCTTTTTCGGTTGAGCAGCAGGTTGTTTTTCTGCTTGTTCAACGGCAGCCATACCACCAAGGATCTCACCTTTGAAGATCCACACTTTAACACCAATAATACCATAGGTAGTTAAT
This Gilliamella sp. ESL0443 DNA region includes the following protein-coding sequences:
- the rpmC gene encoding 50S ribosomal protein L29, producing the protein MKAKELREKSVEELNTELLNLLREQFNLRMQLAGGQLTQTHMLKQVRRNIARVKTLLTEKAGA
- the rplP gene encoding 50S ribosomal protein L16; the encoded protein is MLQPKRTKFRKVHKGRNRGLAVSTDVSFGTFGLKAVGRGRLTARQIEAARRAMTRAVKRQGKIWIRVFPDKPITEKPLEVRMGKGKGNVEYWVAQIQPGKVLYEMDGVPEEVAREAFALAAAKLPIKTTFVIKTVM